In one Bartonella grahamii subsp. shimonis genomic region, the following are encoded:
- a CDS encoding filamentous hemagglutinin, which yields MLINNPPSLPSLGMAGLFPHFHYLTDEEKQHLQAGSDGKVHVSLNGIFTPPYEAAVYAEQHAKDKNEPLYFVVFPKADSAISELLVAGYQKFMENNFWGLTNSTQEAKDLVYSHGITGLELYGHSRGTMTLGNMLNSFKQEGVHGIADNTNINFYGPAFNVLVASGLLGYVSDGKQTTIGFDGHRYDFVSRVIGGNDYTYETLPAGSNWWKEWWKVATNPISSHTCLGNASPQCRYDYGLSHREQFPLSKSRSKK from the coding sequence GTGCTGATCAACAATCCGCCATCCTTGCCTTCGCTTGGAATGGCGGGATTGTTTCCTCACTTTCATTATTTAACGGATGAGGAAAAGCAGCATTTGCAAGCCGGCTCTGATGGCAAGGTGCATGTGTCCCTCAATGGCATTTTTACACCCCCCTATGAGGCGGCTGTTTATGCAGAGCAACATGCGAAGGATAAAAATGAACCGCTTTATTTTGTTGTGTTCCCCAAAGCCGATTCTGCTATCTCAGAACTACTGGTCGCGGGTTATCAGAAGTTTATGGAAAATAACTTTTGGGGTTTGACCAATTCCACACAAGAAGCAAAAGATTTGGTGTATAGCCATGGTATTACAGGGTTAGAACTTTACGGCCATAGCCGTGGGACGATGACATTGGGGAATATGCTGAATTCTTTCAAACAAGAAGGTGTGCACGGTATAGCCGACAACACGAATATCAATTTCTATGGACCCGCCTTTAATGTTTTAGTTGCATCCGGTCTGTTAGGTTATGTGAGTGATGGCAAACAAACCACGATAGGCTTTGATGGGCATAGATATGACTTTGTAAGCAGAGTTATTGGTGGCAATGATTATACCTACGAGACACTCCCTGCTGGCAGTAACTGGTGGAAAGAATGGTGGAAAGTGGCTACAAATCCCATAAGCTCCCACACCTGTCTTGGAAATGCGAGTCCACAATGTAGATATGATTATGGTTTATCTCATCGTGAACAATTTCCTTTAAGTAAATCACGGAGTAAAAAATGA
- a CDS encoding antA/AntB antirepressor family protein: protein MNTLIEIKELTIDQEIVQTVNARELHTFLAIGKRFATWITNRINQYEFEEGKDYILTLPKIGKRKNVISKEYHLTLDMAKELSMVERNEKGRQARRYFIECEKKLRNQAVDYDNDTRFDLPSYWEGMNAGEKVLYLLGPIHMRLLDAFRVDEENRKYKALIKEAKQVLEKSVMKAA from the coding sequence ATGAACACTCTCATAGAAATTAAAGAACTAACAATTGATCAGGAAATTGTTCAAACGGTCAATGCACGTGAATTGCATACGTTTTTGGCAATAGGAAAACGTTTTGCTACTTGGATTACGAACCGCATTAATCAGTATGAATTTGAAGAGGGAAAAGACTATATTTTAACGCTTCCCAAAATTGGGAAACGTAAAAATGTTATCAGCAAAGAATATCACCTCACCTTAGACATGGCGAAAGAACTTTCCATGGTTGAACGTAACGAGAAAGGACGTCAAGCACGCCGTTATTTTATTGAGTGTGAAAAGAAACTGAGAAACCAAGCTGTTGATTATGATAATGATACACGCTTTGATTTGCCAAGCTATTGGGAAGGTATGAACGCTGGCGAAAAAGTTTTATATCTTTTAGGTCCTATTCATATGCGTCTTCTTGATGCCTTCAGAGTAGATGAAGAGAACAGAAAATACAAAGCTCTCATTAAAGAAGCAAAACAGGTTTTAGAAAAATCTGTTATGAAAGCCGCTTAG